One genomic region from Antedon mediterranea chromosome 3, ecAntMedi1.1, whole genome shotgun sequence encodes:
- the LOC140044182 gene encoding uncharacterized protein F54H12.2-like, translating into MAFVHNHSCECLKSELDLFSVPPTQTSITKGQWVQYHPFNSITDVGPVQFNIQGSSEEYIDLSQTMLNVKLKITRQDGTDLHADEPVGPTNHLLHSIFSKVDVSLNERLITPSTNTYSYRAAIETLLTYGADAKDSHLTGGLYYKDTAGKMDSADPTAGDDIVNKGLKKRTEYIRGSRYVDLIGPIHCDVFFQDRMMLNGVDLKIKLHRSKNAFCLMSSDPQAAFKVHLDDACLYIRKVKLNPTVALAHAKALERGPAKYPLRRVEVKTVTVPRGNLSFTRESLFNGNLPKRLVVGLVSTEAFNGSYVRNPFNFQHFNTNFLALYLDGEQVPWKPLKPNFGQNAEGNYILAYQSLFSGLNTLFDDTGNHISRDDYPRGYTLFAFDLTPDLASAGHFNLIRNGNIRLEIQFANALAETINIIVYAEFDSIIEIDKSRNVIVDF; encoded by the coding sequence ATGGCTTTTGTACACAATCACTCCTGCGAATGTCTAAAATCGGAGCTAGATCTTTTTTCCGTACCACCGACTCAGACGAGTATAACGAAAGGACAATGGGTTCAATATCATCCGTTCAACAGTATCACCGATGTAGGCCCTGTACAATTCAACATTCAGGGTTCTAGCGAAGAATATATAGATCTATCGCAGACTATGCTTAACGTGAAACTAAAAATTACGAGACAAGACGGAACAGATTTACACGCCGACGAACCTGTAGGACCAACTAATCATCTACTACATTCAATATTCAGTAAAGTGGATGTTTCGTTGAACGAGAGATTAATTACCCCTTCAACAAATACCTACTCTTATAGAGCAGCCATCGAAACGTTGTTAACGTACGGAGCAGATGCTAAAGATTCTCACCTTACCGGTGGTTTGTACTACAAGGATACAGCGGGTAAAATGGATTCGGCTGACCCTACAGCAGGTGACGATATTGTTAATAAGGGACTGAAAAAACGCACTGAGTACATACGTGGTAGCCGTTACGTCGACCTTATAGGGCCTATCCATTGCGATGTTTTCTTTCAAGATCGAATGATGCTCAATGGCGTAGATCTCAAGATAAAGTTACATCGAAGTAAAAATGCATTCTGTCTTATGTCGTCAGACCCGCAAGCAGCTTTCAAAGTACATCTGGATGACGCTTGCTTGTATATACGTAAAGTAAAACTAAATCCTACTGTTGCGTTGGCTCACGCAAAAGCTTTGGAACGTGGTCCAGCAAAATATCCACTCCGGAGAGTAGAAGTTAAAACGGTAACAGTTCCTAGAGGAAATTTATCATTTACGCGAGAATCTTTGTTCAATGGAAATCTACCGAAACGTTTGGTTGTGGGGTTAGTTAGTACTGAAGCGTTCAACGGAAGTTATGTAAGAAACCCcttcaattttcaacatttcaacACAAACTTTTTAGCATTATATTTAGACGGTGAACAAGTACCGTGGAAACCGTTGAAACCTAATTTTGGACAGAATGCAGAAGGAAACTATATTTTAGCGTACCAGAGCTTATTTTCCGGATTGAACACGTTGTTTGATGATACAGGGAACCATATTTCCAGAGACGATTACCCAAGAGGATATACTTTATTCGCTTTTGATCTTACACCCGATTTAGCGAGCGCCGGTCATTTCAATTTGATACGGAACGGAAATATACGTTTGGAGATACAATTTGCTAACGCTTTAGCAGAAACTATAAACATTATTGTTTACGCTGAATTTGACTCAATCATAGAAATTGATAAATCACGTAACGTTATCgttgatttttaa